One window from the genome of Anaerococcus sp. Marseille-Q7828 encodes:
- a CDS encoding ECF transporter S component → MIKNKLQTSDFVLMGLLSVIYGLIYLGAVYLGAFATTSLTPSGYGILGYEPFYGIWFMAAVTATYIIKKPMVGVVTEVISALIEVLLGNMFGPMVIISGIIQGLGVELAFKIGNYKDYSYKTTMMAAVFCTIFTFLWTGFRNQYWTLDLSIVLMIFVIRLISSLIFTGFLAKFICDKLYQTGVISDRTN, encoded by the coding sequence ATGATTAAAAATAAACTTCAAACAAGTGATTTTGTTTTGATGGGTCTATTATCTGTTATTTATGGGCTAATATATTTAGGAGCAGTATACTTAGGAGCTTTTGCAACTACGAGTCTAACACCATCTGGATATGGGATTCTAGGCTACGAACCATTTTATGGTATCTGGTTTATGGCTGCTGTTACAGCAACTTATATCATAAAAAAGCCAATGGTAGGTGTAGTGACCGAAGTTATTTCTGCACTTATAGAGGTGCTATTAGGAAATATGTTTGGACCAATGGTAATAATAAGTGGTATCATCCAAGGTCTTGGAGTTGAGCTTGCATTTAAAATAGGTAATTATAAAGACTATTCATATAAAACTACAATGATGGCTGCTGTATTTTGTACAATATTTACCTTTTTATGGACAGGTTTTAGGAACCAATATTGGACCCTAGATTTATCTATTGTTCTAATGATTTTTGTAATTAGATTAATATCCTCGTTAATTTTTACAGGTTTTTTAGCAAAATTCATTTGTGATAAGCTATATCAAACTGGAGTTATCAGTGACAGAACAAACTAA
- a CDS encoding alpha-glucosidase C-terminal domain-containing protein: MENLIIYKEYKIKDIKTIKYYRDISVNGILLDNFENLEELDQLFSLASYLKTNSIRLFLNIDIAIILKKLIGEDFAWSNPKIRNSFYQFINFLVKRGISGFYFTSLDELIDDNSYLSLIKEFSKNTINKDGIVSIVETSKNPYYLNYLSNPIYNNFSYVDIDNEVLSFIEYKKYTATIQAMENNQNINQIIKLDQSFQSFTNTKNYPYQSVSLLCGISYFHRGAVMIKSLEELGFASGINNTNAYKFSSYSKSIRDFYKYILSYKNSIPALSMGSYRQIFVNDSDIYAYIRSYDGEKVLVFGNFSQKEVLVDIRFHFLDLYDFSYLIGNYGKRRIVKNLLLRPYEFVAFIKNNKLTN, from the coding sequence ATGGAAAATCTGATTATTTATAAAGAATATAAAATAAAAGATATAAAAACCATCAAATACTATAGAGATATTAGTGTTAATGGAATTTTGCTAGATAATTTTGAAAATTTAGAAGAGTTGGATCAACTTTTCTCCTTGGCTTCTTATTTGAAGACAAATAGCATAAGATTGTTTTTAAATATAGACATAGCAATTATCCTTAAAAAGCTTATAGGAGAAGATTTTGCTTGGTCAAACCCCAAGATTAGAAATTCCTTTTATCAATTTATAAATTTTTTGGTAAAACGTGGCATAAGTGGTTTTTATTTTACAAGTCTTGATGAATTGATAGACGATAATTCTTATCTTTCTTTAATAAAAGAGTTTAGTAAAAATACTATTAACAAAGATGGGATTGTTAGCATAGTGGAAACTAGTAAAAATCCATATTACTTAAACTACCTATCAAATCCTATCTATAATAATTTTTCATATGTTGATATAGATAATGAGGTCTTATCTTTCATAGAATATAAGAAGTATACAGCGACAATCCAAGCTATGGAAAATAACCAAAATATTAATCAAATAATAAAACTAGACCAGAGCTTCCAATCCTTTACAAATACAAAGAATTACCCCTACCAGTCTGTGAGCCTTCTTTGTGGCATAAGCTATTTTCACAGGGGAGCGGTGATGATAAAAAGCTTGGAAGAACTTGGTTTTGCAAGTGGTATTAATAATACAAATGCTTATAAATTTTCCAGTTATAGCAAAAGCATCAGGGACTTCTATAAGTATATATTATCCTACAAAAACTCAATACCTGCACTAAGTATGGGTAGTTACAGGCAAATTTTTGTAAATGATTCGGATATCTATGCTTATATAAGAAGCTATGATGGAGAAAAGGTCCTTGTTTTTGGTAATTTCAGCCAGAAGGAAGTACTAGTAGACATCAGGTTTCATTTCCTAGACCTATACGACTTTTCTTATTTAATTGGTAACTATGGCAAAAGAAGAATAGTAAAAAACCTACTATTAAGACCCTATGAATTTGTTGCTTTTATTAAAAATAATAAGTTAACAAATTAA
- a CDS encoding P1 family peptidase, with protein MYEGYITDIKGIKIGHAQNLEAGTGLSVLIPPKGNTCSVEVRGSAPGTRETDLLDPINTVESVNAIILSGGSAYGLDAASGVMKALEEDGQGLDVGVGIVPIVSQAVLFDLAYKDCKIRPDAKMGIEAYKNASFDENRQGIIGAGTGATVGKILGMDHVMKSGLGSATIKEGDLIVSALVAVNAFGDIYDYDKNIQIAGPMANGQILKTTDAMSRVMADFSDLANKNTTIGIVATNASFDKTKLKKIAQMTHDGFARAINPVHTGFDGDTIFSLATNEITADLNMVGVMAADAMSRAIANAIYYSKDKLNLIRE; from the coding sequence ATGTATGAAGGATATATTACTGATATAAAGGGAATAAAGATAGGACATGCCCAAAACTTGGAAGCAGGTACAGGCCTTAGTGTTTTGATACCGCCAAAAGGCAATACCTGCTCTGTTGAAGTAAGAGGATCAGCTCCAGGAACTCGTGAAACTGATTTATTAGATCCGATTAACACTGTCGAATCTGTAAATGCAATAATACTAAGTGGCGGATCAGCTTATGGCTTGGATGCTGCAAGTGGAGTGATGAAAGCCCTAGAAGAAGATGGCCAAGGTCTAGATGTTGGAGTAGGTATAGTTCCAATAGTAAGCCAAGCTGTCCTATTTGACCTAGCCTACAAGGATTGCAAGATTAGACCAGATGCTAAGATGGGTATCGAAGCTTATAAGAATGCATCTTTTGATGAAAATAGACAAGGGATTATTGGGGCTGGAACTGGAGCTACTGTTGGCAAAATCCTAGGCATGGACCATGTTATGAAATCTGGTTTAGGCTCTGCAACTATAAAAGAAGGTGACCTAATAGTATCGGCCCTAGTTGCTGTTAACGCCTTTGGCGATATATATGATTATGACAAAAACATCCAAATAGCAGGACCGATGGCAAATGGACAAATTCTAAAAACTACTGATGCTATGAGCAGGGTTATGGCTGATTTTTCAGATTTGGCCAATAAAAACACTACCATAGGTATAGTTGCAACAAATGCTAGTTTTGATAAGACTAAACTTAAAAAGATTGCCCAAATGACCCACGATGGCTTTGCAAGAGCTATAAATCCTGTTCATACAGGCTTTGATGGGGATACAATTTTTTCACTAGCTACTAATGAAATTACTGCCGATCTTAACATGGTTGGAGTAATGGCGGCAGATGCTATGAGTCGTGCAATTGCCAATGCAATTTATTACTCAAAAGATAAATTAAATTTGATAAGAGAATAA
- a CDS encoding nucleotide sugar dehydrogenase, which produces MKILVFGLGYVGLANAILLSQSNQVIGIEVNEEKINLINNKKSPLKDEYIESYLAEKELDFTAQKDYEEDLKDADLAILALPTNYDEETKFFDTSFVDEAIGNIKKINSDLPILIKSTIPVGYTAGQRKKYDSDNIIFSPEFLREGKALYDSLNPSRIIVGDKTKLGQNIAKLYQDQALNNPEVLYMDSTEAEAVKLFANTYLAMRVSYFNELDTFAEIKGLSTKDIIEGVSTDPRIGNYYNNPSFGYGGYCLPKDSKQLYANFENVPNSMFGAVIESNQIRKDYISDRILRDKPKTVGIYRLVMKKDSDNFRKSAIFDVIENIKDKTEVIIYEPNLAENYFEGLRVENDLEEFKKLDIIVANRLADELLDVKDKVYTRDIFNKD; this is translated from the coding sequence ATGAAAATTTTAGTATTTGGATTGGGTTATGTAGGTTTGGCCAACGCTATCTTGCTTAGCCAATCAAACCAAGTTATTGGTATAGAAGTTAATGAAGAAAAAATAAATTTAATTAATAATAAAAAATCACCTCTAAAAGATGAATATATAGAAAGCTACCTAGCAGAAAAAGAATTAGATTTCACAGCACAAAAAGATTATGAAGAAGATTTGAAAGATGCTGACTTGGCTATACTTGCCTTGCCAACAAATTATGATGAGGAGACTAAATTCTTTGATACATCTTTTGTAGATGAGGCAATAGGAAATATAAAAAAAATAAATAGTGATTTGCCAATTTTGATCAAATCAACTATTCCTGTCGGATATACAGCAGGCCAAAGAAAGAAATATGATAGTGACAATATAATATTTTCACCAGAATTCCTTAGGGAAGGCAAGGCTCTTTACGATAGCCTAAATCCATCAAGGATAATTGTGGGTGACAAAACAAAATTAGGTCAAAATATTGCCAAGCTATACCAAGACCAGGCTCTTAACAATCCTGAAGTTTTATATATGGATTCGACAGAAGCTGAGGCAGTAAAATTATTTGCAAATACCTATCTTGCTATGCGTGTATCATATTTTAACGAGCTTGACACCTTTGCAGAAATCAAAGGTCTTTCTACAAAAGATATTATAGAGGGTGTTTCTACTGATCCAAGGATAGGCAATTATTACAACAATCCATCCTTTGGTTATGGTGGCTATTGTCTGCCAAAAGATAGCAAGCAACTTTATGCAAATTTTGAAAATGTTCCAAATTCAATGTTTGGTGCAGTAATCGAATCCAATCAAATCAGAAAAGATTATATAAGCGATAGGATCCTTAGAGATAAGCCAAAGACAGTTGGCATCTACCGTTTGGTAATGAAAAAGGATTCTGATAATTTTAGAAAATCTGCCATTTTTGATGTCATAGAAAATATCAAAGATAAGACAGAGGTCATAATCTATGAGCCAAATCTTGCTGAAAATTATTTTGAAGGTTTAAGGGTAGAAAATGACCTGGAAGAGTTCAAAAAGCTAGATATCATAGTCGCTAATAGATTAGCCGATGAGCTTTTGGATGTCAAAGACAAAGTCTATACAAGAGATATTTTTAACAAGGATTGA
- a CDS encoding energy-coupling factor transporter transmembrane component T, with protein MNPSFKTISIFLSSLIVGFFTSYRLNFFVTGIGIIFLLTSKRVKFKSILLALVPVLLLSLSFFMAGYKFSASGLTASINNNIHANFENGLVLGSKILAYALLGISYSMTTDSKELIYSFTQQLNLSNNLAYGILSAINMIPNLKNDLENIKLSYDIRSMSHGFLNIRPIFTLLVRSVRFSDNIASSMEAKGFGEDRTNYKIMYVKKTDYIVAVALPLIILILGIIGL; from the coding sequence ATGAACCCCAGCTTTAAAACTATAAGTATCTTTCTTAGCTCATTAATAGTAGGATTTTTCACTTCTTATAGGCTCAATTTTTTTGTGACGGGAATAGGAATTATTTTTCTATTAACTTCTAAGAGAGTGAAGTTTAAAAGTATTTTACTTGCATTAGTACCTGTATTACTACTGTCTTTAAGTTTTTTTATGGCAGGATATAAATTTTCAGCCTCGGGTTTAACAGCATCGATAAATAATAATATACATGCAAACTTTGAGAATGGTCTAGTGCTAGGATCCAAAATTTTAGCTTATGCTCTTTTAGGAATATCATATTCCATGACGACTGACTCTAAAGAACTTATATATAGCTTCACTCAGCAATTAAATTTATCTAATAACTTGGCATATGGTATCCTATCAGCTATAAATATGATACCTAACTTAAAAAATGATTTGGAGAATATAAAGTTATCCTATGATATTCGAAGTATGAGTCATGGTTTTTTAAATATTAGACCTATATTCACACTTTTAGTTAGATCTGTTAGGTTTTCAGATAATATTGCCTCCTCAATGGAAGCAAAAGGATTTGGTGAGGATAGAACAAATTATAAAATAATGTATGTTAAAAAGACTGACTATATAGTGGCAGTAGCTCTTCCATTAATAATTTTAATCTTAGGAATAATAGGATTATGA
- a CDS encoding ABC transporter ATP-binding protein — MTEQTNNLLIIDNLSLWIKNEPVLKNINLNIEKGEIVLLCGKSGSGKSALASVLSGYYKNMSANVDFDRLTIANEDIENFKTYNRYQHLVVSFQNARLSLCTQNLREELIFVLENLKTPRERIEKLAINQANKHGLLDLLDQKFDSLSGGQLQKVAFCAIDMIDSQLYVLDEPFANIDDDSTSELQKIIRKRLNEGSSYLIIDHRLELWDFVDRVVILGSDGEIIDNNIKLQNQCDDMKKIFIENGLMIDGENIKIKNINHTDDFIQADNINLSYKSNNKINQIIKNASFSFPEKKLIALTGDSGAGKSTIFKVLLKQISYGGSIKIWGKELKNFRRKELLKKIGLVFQDPTLQFVTTNVLMELTGERDYENVSQVTKELLKSYRLDRYIEKSPWMLSQGEQRRLAVITMLTLNKDLLLVDEPTYGQDLKNASLIMDDLKRLSKDITIIFTSHDKNLVKLYADLEYKITDKKVIKIA; from the coding sequence GTGACAGAACAAACTAATAATCTTCTTATAATTGACAACTTATCTCTTTGGATTAAGAATGAACCAGTTCTTAAAAACATAAATCTTAACATTGAAAAAGGAGAGATAGTATTGCTTTGTGGTAAAAGCGGATCAGGAAAATCAGCTCTTGCTTCTGTTTTAAGTGGATATTATAAAAATATGTCTGCGAACGTAGACTTTGACAGATTAACTATTGCAAATGAGGACATAGAAAATTTTAAAACTTATAATCGCTATCAACATCTAGTTGTATCATTTCAAAATGCAAGATTGTCACTTTGCACACAAAACTTAAGAGAAGAATTAATATTCGTTTTAGAAAACCTTAAGACTCCTAGGGAGCGTATTGAAAAATTAGCAATAAATCAAGCAAATAAACACGGTTTATTAGATTTACTGGACCAAAAATTTGATAGCCTATCAGGTGGCCAACTACAAAAAGTAGCTTTTTGTGCCATAGATATGATTGATAGCCAACTTTATGTGCTAGATGAGCCCTTTGCAAATATAGATGACGATTCTACTTCGGAATTGCAAAAAATAATAAGGAAAAGATTAAATGAAGGCTCTTCTTATTTGATAATTGATCATAGGTTGGAACTTTGGGATTTTGTAGATAGAGTAGTCATATTAGGGTCAGATGGCGAGATAATAGACAATAATATCAAACTTCAAAATCAATGTGATGATATGAAGAAAATTTTTATAGAAAATGGGCTGATGATTGATGGTGAGAATATTAAGATAAAAAATATAAATCATACAGATGATTTTATCCAAGCAGATAACATAAATTTATCCTATAAATCTAATAATAAGATCAATCAAATTATAAAAAACGCATCTTTTTCCTTCCCAGAAAAAAAGTTGATTGCTCTAACAGGAGATAGTGGAGCTGGGAAAAGTACCATATTTAAAGTTTTGCTTAAACAAATCTCTTATGGTGGTTCGATAAAGATTTGGGGAAAAGAATTAAAGAACTTCAGAAGAAAAGAGTTACTTAAAAAAATCGGCTTGGTTTTTCAAGATCCAACACTTCAATTTGTAACTACCAATGTTTTAATGGAACTTACTGGTGAAAGAGATTATGAAAATGTTAGCCAAGTAACCAAGGAATTATTAAAATCTTATAGACTAGACAGATATATTGAAAAATCTCCATGGATGCTATCCCAAGGAGAGCAAAGAAGGCTTGCAGTAATAACAATGCTTACACTAAATAAAGATTTATTGCTAGTTGATGAACCTACATACGGTCAGGATCTAAAAAATGCTAGTCTCATAATGGATGATTTGAAGCGTTTATCCAAAGATATTACAATCATCTTTACTAGCCACGACAAAAACTTAGTAAAGTTATACGCCGATCTTGAATATAAAATAACAGATAAAAAGGTGATTAAAATTGCTTGA
- a CDS encoding YkoF family thiamine/hydroxymethylpyrimidine-binding protein: protein MSKIAYVDYSNTSCGISGSKLGISGARFSLSPMSDDFIEIILGALDKTDTSNLWTQTDNTSTVYRGQTNALFDALKAFYINAYRNDVHMSMNLTLSKGCPGDTDADYLLEAEDKKINEDYIKDKHFDITGKFSLYIFGDNNYMSEIETVVNRGIDMGVISGTGHYVTFLNADVHDIFSYLADIYTYLENKVSHFVIEAQLLCNLPEKN, encoded by the coding sequence ATGTCAAAAATTGCTTATGTTGATTATTCCAATACCAGCTGTGGTATATCTGGTTCGAAACTTGGTATATCAGGAGCGAGATTTAGTCTGTCGCCTATGTCAGATGATTTTATTGAAATTATCCTAGGGGCTTTAGATAAAACTGATACATCGAACTTATGGACACAAACAGATAATACATCCACAGTATACAGGGGCCAAACCAATGCTTTATTTGATGCTCTTAAAGCTTTTTATATAAATGCATACAGGAATGATGTTCATATGAGTATGAACTTAACCTTATCTAAGGGCTGCCCAGGAGATACCGACGCTGATTATTTATTAGAAGCAGAAGATAAAAAAATAAATGAAGATTATATAAAAGACAAGCATTTTGATATCACTGGTAAATTTTCTTTATATATTTTTGGTGATAATAATTATATGAGTGAAATAGAGACAGTTGTAAATAGAGGAATAGATATGGGTGTTATATCAGGGACAGGTCATTACGTAACTTTTTTAAATGCAGATGTTCATGATATTTTTTCATATCTTGCAGATATTTATACTTATTTAGAAAATAAAGTCAGTCACTTTGTAATTGAAGCTCAATTACTTTGCAATTTACCAGAAAAAAACTAG
- the rpsF gene encoding 30S ribosomal protein S6 yields MNKYEAVIIFKPDMTDQGRTDLLDRFKTIIEENGTVTNVDDWGKRRLAYEINDIRDGYYYIVEFDSLPDHIREFERRLRLSDFVLRYMVIRKED; encoded by the coding sequence ATGAATAAATACGAAGCAGTTATAATTTTTAAACCTGATATGACTGATCAAGGTAGAACTGACCTACTAGATAGATTTAAAACTATCATAGAAGAAAATGGTACAGTTACTAACGTTGATGACTGGGGAAAAAGAAGATTAGCTTACGAAATTAATGACATCAGAGATGGTTATTATTACATCGTAGAATTTGATTCTCTTCCAGACCATATCAGAGAATTTGAAAGAAGACTAAGACTTTCAGATTTTGTATTAAGATACATGGTTATCAGAAAAGAGGACTAA
- a CDS encoding hydrolase — protein sequence MTEKKEKYIPQVHSKLRKSFITVPEEVYQASGIKIFEKRIKSLLFTTDLAIIRNSNADSVMAVYPYTPQRSISDAILSVSNVPCFVGVGGGTTQGLRSKYIAIDAELAGAYGVVVNSPMPNTDIKEIADFIDIPVIATVTSLNDDYIGKIEAGAEVLNVSGGKYTADLLREIRADIGPKFPIIATGGKNGEQILETIKAGANAISYTPPSSAEVFGQMMDKYRNEDIGE from the coding sequence ATGACTGAGAAAAAAGAAAAATACATACCACAAGTTCATTCGAAGTTAAGAAAATCATTTATTACTGTTCCTGAGGAAGTATACCAAGCTTCTGGGATCAAAATTTTTGAGAAAAGAATTAAGTCACTACTTTTTACAACAGACTTAGCTATCATTAGAAATTCCAACGCTGATAGCGTGATGGCTGTTTATCCATACACTCCACAAAGGTCAATCTCTGATGCCATACTTAGTGTATCAAATGTACCTTGTTTTGTAGGAGTTGGTGGGGGTACCACCCAAGGTTTAAGGAGTAAATATATAGCGATTGACGCAGAGCTTGCAGGAGCCTATGGAGTTGTTGTAAATTCTCCTATGCCAAATACGGACATCAAAGAAATTGCTGATTTTATTGACATACCAGTAATAGCAACTGTTACCAGTCTAAATGACGATTATATTGGTAAGATTGAGGCAGGGGCAGAGGTTCTTAACGTTTCTGGCGGAAAGTATACAGCAGATTTACTTAGGGAGATTAGGGCAGATATTGGTCCCAAATTCCCAATAATTGCAACAGGTGGTAAGAATGGCGAACAAATACTAGAAACTATTAAAGCAGGAGCCAATGCTATCAGCTATACTCCACCATCAAGTGCCGAAGTTTTTGGTCAGATGATGGATAAGTATAGGAATGAAGATATTGGAGAATAG